aaaattcgaaacgaggcttgatgcatcgatgtagtcgtcttttacaggttaaaaacgaatatcgatatgtatcggttattttttacacccctagtgGCAACCCTACCGCATGCGCTTGTACCCGGCGTGTTgtcatggacacatacacatcctGGCTGTGTCTTCCTAATTTGTGGTGTGGATGGCTGCAGGAGACGCTGTTATGTATGAACATCAGAAATGTCCAGGAGAAAATAGCTTTCGAGGATGCTACTGCGCTACTTGATCAATAAAATAGCTTAGCTACAGAAAAGTTACTTGGTTTTGTAAATAGCGACGTTACCGTcaagctactgaaaaatgtggtTATAGTAGCGTCGCTACAAAAGTATCATCACTGACTGTAGAGCCCTGAGAAGGAGCCCTGAGAAGGAGCAGGTCCATTGttggacagagaaagagcaggGCAAGGAGAGGTTGTGAAAGGTGCACATAGCTCTACAATGAAAAAGCTGTTACATtctaaaattattattattatttttttttttttttatatttttttaccaAACGAAGTTAAGAAAAGAGGCATGTGTCGCCTAGGTGGTCACCAAAGCTATAAAGCACCGCTGGAAACACTGAATTGTTGATGATTAAGGTTTTTGttatataaatatgtatttgAGCTTGAATtaaacaggacagtgaagactgTGAAGCCCATGTATGGTACAAGATGCAGGCATTACCACTGATCCAGAGTTTAGATTGTACATTAAAAACTCAGAATAAATAAAGAAGCGCGCTCAACACCTTAGTGCTTCGAATTGGGTGCTTAAACTTACTTGATACTAAATCATaaacattgaaaataaataaagcaggCACACGGCAGtttccttttacttttttaatcgCCTCACAGACGTTTCGGGCTTTACCCTTCTTCAGTGAAATATGGCGATCGCCATATTTCACTGAAGAAGGGTAAAGCCCGAAACGTCTGTGAGGcgattaaaaaagtaaaaggaaactgccgtgtgcttgctttattcattttcaacattaaaaACTCATCAATTTTCAGTGTAAAAACATGCAATGTATTACATAGAATATTACCTGCAAATATATCTTGCTCCTCATCTCTGGTACGACTGTCAGAAGAAGAGTCCGAGTTTGGGCTTGTAACTTTCATCACACAATCCTCAGATAAAATTTCAGATGGAGGATTGTCCACATCATCACCCAGGGGTCCAGTGATCAGGGTGTTTTTAGCTTCTCGGCAGATATCCGTTGAGTCAGAGCTCTTCGGCTCATTTTTACCATTGAGCAACTCACTAAAAAGATCATCAGGGTCACTGAAGAGGTCTCTCTGTTGTTTACTGGCAGGTTCACTTAACAACTCTAAAAAGTTGTCACAAGGAGGTGTTTCTCTGATATCTGTCAGTGGTTCATTgagacacacagctgagttttCACCAACAGCACTCCCTTGATCAAGGAGGACATCTACCATTGGTTCACATTCATCCAATATCTTACCAGGGCAGTCAGACTCAGAATTCCCTTCCTCAAGGAGGACATCTACCACTGGTATGTCTTGGCTTTCACTGACAGGTTCACCAGTTGGTTTGGCCTCTGTCTCTTGAAACAGGTCATTAGTTGGACCATTGTCTGTCTCAAGTTCACATTCATCCAATATTTTACCAGGGCAGTCAGAATTAGCACTCGCTTGATCAAGGAGGACATCTACTGCTGGTATGTCTTGGCTTTCACTGACAGGTTCACCAGTTGGTTTGGTCTCTGTCTCTTGAGACAGGTCATTAGTTGGACTACTGTCTATCTTAAGTTCACATTCATCTAATATTTTACCAGGGCAGTCAGAATTAGCACTCGCTTGATCAAGGAGGACATCTACTGCTGGTATGTCTTGGCTTTCACTGACAGGTTCACCAGTTGGTTTGGCCTCTGTCTCTTGAGACAGGTCATTAGTTGGACCATTGTCTGTCTCGAGTTCACATTCATCCAATATCTTACCAGGGCAGTCAGACTCAGAATTCCCTTCCTCAAGGAGGACATCTACTGCTGGTATGTCTTGGCTTTCACTGACAGGTTCACCAGTTGGTTTGGCCTCTGTCTCTTGAGACAGGTCATTAGTTGGACCATTGTCTGTCTCGAGTTCACATTCATCCAATATCTTACCAGGGCAGTCAGACTCAGAATTCCCTTCCTCAAGGAGGACATCTACTGCTGGTATGTCTTGGCTTTCACTGACAGGTTCACCAGTTGGTTTGGCCTCTGTCTCTTGAAACAGGTCATTAGTTGGACCATTGTCTGTCTCAAGTTCACATTCATCCAATATCTTACCAGGGCAGTCAGAATTAGCACTCGCTTGATCAAGGAGGACATCTACTGCTGGTATGTCTTGGCTTTCACTGACAGGTTCACCAGTTGGTTTGGTCTCTGTCTCTTGAGACAGGTCATTAGTTGGACTACTGTCTGTCTCAAGTTCACATTCATCTAATATTTTACCAGGTGAATCAGAAGAAAATTCATTGATGAGGTCATTAGCAGATAACCTATGCATGACAGATTCACTCTGGACAACAAGGGGAGATCTGACATCGTCTTCTGGTTTGCTCACAGTCGTACTCTGTGCTGTCCACAAAATGCTATCAGGTGCCTTGTTTGGTTCTTCCTTTGGTTCGATGTCAACAAGTTGTTCATCTTGCTTGTCAATTGCATCCATGTCTGACTTGATTATGGAATCAGTTATAGGATTAATGAAACTGTCAGTTGGTAATTCAGAAAATATGTCATCTGGAGCATTGttggcctctgcctctgccccaATCACATCCTCCTGCATAGAAATAGCAAAGAAAAGTAATCATTCTCCCAACCCATGATACGTAAAAGATATCTTAAAGGTACATCACAAGAAATAtatagagcagtggttctcaaactgtggtacaggTACTACTGGTGGTACAGTGGGagttggttgacattggccgctttcacgtgagatcctcatgagaatcacacgtgaatcacgtgtattttatttatttttcccaagtgaagctgcaatgtcccaaacaaccaccaggtggcacttgtgagcagggttaggaatgtcggcatttaccactagccaaacagtcccaaattgaattcaatcccgaagcaagctgaacatcttttctgcttttaatagcctagtctcacgacaaaacttgttattgtttatgaaggtgtcttctgttagcctattttatgaagaggcatctggctgtttcgtttaggtttgttttgctgtcaatggtttcatgaggtaggcctaaccactaaaagcataagcctatgtcctaagcacaactgtgttctcgtttttgggtcaattcatacattttatttcaaatgaaatgaacggttttgatcaggcgggaaacaattaaaTATAAAAGGTCCCATTTTCCGAAGCACTACAAACATCTTGCCTATTTgaatattctattatttgggcctattataaaagttGGGACTTTTTCGTTACAAAactatttcatttgaattatggactgcctttgaatgaagtttgatcggactttcagttcacagaagaaagtttcaagacgctaagaaACACGTTTGCCCCGTGGCATTAACGGTggcttaatttatttcaaaaggatgAATCCGGTTGTTTGCcgttctacttgtcttttttgacctataatgattataggggatgcatctcatatatcactgcattgcagtgtaggcctattgaaTATTGACAGGTTTGAAAATCATAacaggcctaggcctattttcaatcaatacaagttgaaagccacacatgttttgtctttgttttgtcttctcctATATTTTGTtcggcaaatttgacaactgtcagcttaaatgtcaaatcatatttccttccctttgtcgccctagtaggctattgagagaaacgcagagaaacgagagaaattgaaaataaacacagagagtttgtaaataggctaggctaaaTGTTTGCATGGGTAATGGACAATTTCAAGAATTCTGGTGAGATGCCGTGTACAATAGCTTGGATGCTCATGAGCGATGACGAGTGGATGAGcgatttttaaaatcagccaTGCGATCAGTCAGAGGGTCGGATtcggatatctgtgtgtgcggattTTTCTGTCCGAACCCAATACAGTTAAAATGTCATTCTCTTGATGGTTTCTCATACTTAGGCTATGACaatacgtttgtttgtgtggcaaGCCTGATTTAATTAGCCTAAGCAACTGTAGGAAGGCATTCAGAAATGTCAAAAGGTGAGCGCAGAAGCTCAAACGGGGCAACAAGCgccaacacaggcacacacaagaagcccaatcatatagccacttgaaattaaatgaacataGCTCAACCACAAATGGCCAAactaacagaacaaaacacaaaaggtCCTATCTAAATGAAATTCTAATCAACGCATGTCGCCAGCGATAGCTTAACATCAACATAGCGCAAATGAGGGTCATTGACATGAAAATCAGCTCTTGCctttttcatcgaaaacagtaggctacctacaGGCTACTTAACTGCAACATGAGATCTATTGGTATAATCTACCTATGAAAGTTTGGGCTATGTTCTTATGCAGAAAAATGATTGCATCAAAGGTGGATGGAGGCCTATTGCATCGTTGCGCTGACACAATAGCTTAAACTAGAGATGCACctattgcaattttttggccgattccgttCCATCCAATTTTTCATGGAATTTGACcagccgataccgattttagccgattccgatttcatttcttctaaccacttgtcagcacacacaaatagttattttctatcttttctttaatactacatgttaatatagaaatgtaatcaacttatcaatggctggtaaaattggaatagacagattcttcttcaagtcctcttcagctgcagtatttCCAGTGTGGGACATTAATATCACACACTAGGCGACTAGGcctaatagaaatgcactgtggGAACACCtatgtttttcttctcacatcaaTATCccactgtaaatatcttcagaatatgCTACTGATAAGTGTTACTGGATAatttggtaggcctacataggtGCTACCTAGGcttgagatgttggaaaattgcaaacaaacaaattttgagaaaacagccttgaaacaatGACATGCAATTCTCAGCATGCAATTCTCAGTCTACACTCTTCtctgaactttcgcgattgcttgcggatacaaaggaagtgtcctTATTTGGATGCCATAACGTCATGcgggagaaacacagctttccaacgacatcacacatgatatgttttgtatcacggtcgcggtagacaaaaggtaatgaaattaagcctctaaatgtgaaaatcggactttgttgttgtagtagtgcgAAAGAATACATTCTAAGGTGGCAAACCGGAGCaaaatgtttattcctgccgtgtctcgccttaagtgcAGTATAACTAGGCTACTCCTAGACTATGtcgctgcttgttgacagcgcGTGTGGTTCAGctgcacgcaattagcggcaaagaCAGGCGGagatgagcgctgtaacctgaagtgacagcttagtaaattccacgcaatatggcaaagcacagcgttcgctgcatagaaaaactcagtattagctttatccagccctgactgttggcctttgctagcttcatcaaactttgctaactcagctaagtgatgttgttacaagtccgtgcgagtgcatttgaccggcataaaatcggcatgtctcagactgaccggccggtcgccggtcatggccgatcacgtgaaaatcggccgattccggtcaccagccgatcgatcggtgcatctctagctTAAACGCACGTATTTTGTTGTCAGtagtttaacacatttctgcacataggaagacggatgtgagggaaatattttacatgtattttattttaaaaaaataaaaaatgttcaATGCCTTATCACGCTAATCTGACCGAGTTCTATCCGCGaacctgatttgtttttctttctgcaaaCACCTCGGTAGGCTACGCCAgaaatttgttgtttgttatttgttgcAAATCTCCCGACCACTATGTCGACCAGAGACGGCAAGACCAAGACAAGACCGaggcaaagatacttaaataccccTGGCTTTCACTTCCAGTTAAAGTAACTGAAATTGTTTTTGGAAAAGGCCTATATTGTTGCAGGTAGACAACACGGCTATTTCGGTCCATTATGCGTTGGCATTGTCGATCACAATAGGTTTATCTGTAgccctgggcagtgggcaccaatttttttttgataaattgataaacatttaaaaattggtggggacaaaatcgttcgtcataaaaaaaagtggtggagacatgtagcctacccgGTCCCCGGCAAAAATGACGCTGCTGTTTCTGAAAGCCGAGAAGGAGTAGGCTCACTGTTGCAGATGCACACTCAACATaagattgctaatgatgtgtgaaactgctctgggggggtgggggatttttTGAATTCGTCTTCTAAGGCACAGAGGTcagctcacagaggggggatggtACAGTTAGCTTCCAACACTTGATGGCTCGCTTTGTGGTAGGCTAGCCATCTGAATGAAATGCCTCAGTCGGCACGGCATAGATGCTTGGAAAACCactcaaaagtcaaagactagactagactaatcgttataatattttctatgtttcaaatcacttgatcgcagatgtaacagaaccctcaccaatttgagttgacagtgggattaaattaagaagtaggcctatttaaaatAAGTATTTAAATTAagaatttaaatttaaattaagatgtatttcctgattggggaaACCGTTAGctggtttatttttctttcagtccatggttccataataccatttaatcgtgctgcaaattatcagacttgagaagcacgcatcgcatcggcaacttcgctgctcagtagccgaattttctgtccaggaggccagcagttcgtgaaaaaagctgcagatcatagacagagaaagcatatgctctgagaacagaacacaactgcatgtcaagtgtagcccagggtctgtctacgcataAACAACACGTTTTGATCGTGCGTTTCAAGTGtatgccgcgaatatcaaattaactcgactgactgaatcccttatattttttggcaactgttaaaatattcaaaaccatgcactgaaatatcaaagataatggtaaggcatggtaggctactgttcttcgatAAACAACCAATATTTAGATTCACTGCTCCCGTCCTCCGCTGATCAGAGCGCAATTCGAATAGCCCATGGAACTACGATTAAAATATTtatgctttggctactgtatttcagcGCCTACACcactttgaaaaatgtctctgccccccgagaaagtaggtctgaagcctacatattctaacctgactttcgccagatcctgtagttcgctgtctgcttcacacaaggatctgggacttctcgataggagatgtatttctgaaggcgggtccttgtaaaacatcctcgcatgtgatttgataaaccacttgcctgttatcttgaatgacgtgctaggcttcttcaagctcttgccaaacccggtcggaagaagagtaaaaacatccttgccaccaataaatgtcttcaaaactattctctgttaatcttttaaagaatgaatactcgatagattcgacaaaacggttgaaatagcagaatcaatgtcagcacaagactcctcgctgcgtgccgccattgttatttgaatcaaacactcgcttcggcgctcctgattggttgctcattttttgagatcactggcaggggtttggattgccctcgcgtccagacccttgtgtggagctcagcgaaacgcctctggtggagcatggcggaactacaagggtctggcgagagtcaggctatacATATTCACCAATCCTTATGGATTACTCCACAAAGCAAAGCAGACTAACCAGCGGTGGTAATTTTCGTGGAGTTAGAATGAACTACTTGGGACACAGACCGGTAGGCCTACGcgatttcagcatcactctggctccgttttttttttcgcgCGAGCCGAGTCCTGAGGACATTATAGAAGCCAGCGAactagccttcattctcctcggaatgagccatttaagtacgaagctgataaagtaacctaaatatagcctagacgtgcgtttaaaactggttctggcggcaacggcgcagcagagtcagaaacgcaacaagtcctcaacatcgttaagaTCAAGAGGTCAAAAAGAGGTTCCCGCGCGCCTGGTTCGTTCGGACCTTTTGGCCGCGGTCAACACTGTCCCCATCTCAAGTGCATGAGCGGGGTTTTTCGCAGATTAACTTTGCGCAGCAAATTGagctttttccccctcctctgccATCTCCTCACAACTCTTTATTGGCCTTGACGGCCCACTGCTTAAGCTACCCGGTTCAATCCCATTCCCTACGTGAAATCATGGATTGCCAAAGGACATCTGCACGGGATCTGAGGAGTAGGGAAATATAGGCAGGTGTCTATCTATGGATACTGTATGggctgttttggacaaataaGATATATGTGTAAGTGAAATGAAGTCTTAATTGTTCTCTGCTGATACTCTCAATATATTGTGTTGCGTTaacgtgtgtttggagagttaaCGGGCCAACTTTGAGTGagtattgtgtgcttgtttggagtTCATCCTTTTACTCTGAGCGTTGTCCGTTGTGGTGAAAATAACCTTGGCTAGCTTACTGTCTTGCAGTGTTGGCGAAATAAAGCCTTAAACATGTGAATCTGCACTCTCTGTCTCCGCACTCGGTAACTGGTTTAATTGTAGGCTAGTGCACACAGAATCCTTGTGCGTCGTCGTCCCGCCTAcctttattttaat
This sequence is a window from Sardina pilchardus chromosome 10, fSarPil1.1, whole genome shotgun sequence. Protein-coding genes within it:
- the snx1a gene encoding sorting nexin-1a isoform X1, translated to MATSSERTPPPFPESEDMDLDTEMGDAESNENECVVANEDVIGAEAEANNAPDDIFSELPTDSFINPITDSIIKSDMDAIDKQDEQLVDIEPKEEPNKAPDSILWTAQSTTVSKPEDDVRSPLVVQSESVMHRLSANDLINEFSSDSPGKILDECELETDSSPTNDLSQETETKPTGEPVSESQDIPAVDVLLDQASANSDCPGKILDECELETDNGPTNDLFQETEAKPTGEPVSESQDIPAVDVLLEEGNSESDCPGKILDECELETDNGPTNDLSQETEAKPTGEPVSESQDIPAVDVLLEEGNSESDCPGKILDECELETDNGPTNDLSQETEAKPTGEPVSESQDIPAVDVLLDQASANSDCPGKILDECELKIDSSPTNDLSQETETKPTGEPVSESQDIPAVDVLLDQASANSDCPGKILDECELETDNGPTNDLFQETEAKPTGEPVSESQDIPVVDVLLEEGNSESDCPGKILDECEPMVDVLLDQGSAVGENSAVCLNEPLTDIRETPPCDNFLELLSEPASKQQRDLFSDPDDLFSELLNGKNEPKSSDSTDICREAKNTLITGPLGDDVDNPPSEILSEDCVMKVTSPNSDSSSDSRTRDEEQDIFAEATVELSLDSPAIERKRTEPSRLLPAASSTSTSSSMSEQRQKILEECVHSLQQVEEEDKFELNISVTNPEKVGDGINAYLAYRVSTQTTLPMFKSKTFVVRRRFSDFLGLYEKLSEKLSQNGYIVPPPPEKSILGMTKLKVGKEDPSSAEFVEKRRAALERFLQRVLCHPSLLQDPDVREFLEKEELPRAVNTHAFSGAGFLKIINRATDAVTKMTIKMNESDIWFEEKLQEVEGEDQQLRKLHVLVESLANHRKDLSANTAMFAKSIGMLGSSEDNTALSRALCQLAEVEDKIEQLHQEQAGNDFFIFAELLADYIRLLGAVRGCFDQRMKTWQRWQDAQNMLQKKREAEAKLLWANKPEKLQLAKDEITEWEARVTQYERDFERISATVRKEVIWFEREKAKDFKKQMLKYLQVLLHSQQQLTKYWESFLPEAKAIA
- the snx1a gene encoding sorting nexin-1a isoform X2 translates to MATSSERTPPPFPESEDMDLDTEMGDAESNENECVVANEDVIGAEAEANNAPDDIFSELPTDSFINPITDSIIKSDMDAIDKQDEQLVDIEPKEEPNKAPDSILWTAQSTTVSKPEDDVRSPLVVQSESVMHRLSANDLINEFSSDSPGKILDECELETDSSPTNDLSQETETKPTGEPVSESQDIPAVDVLLDQASANSDCPGKILDECELETDNGPTNDLFQETEAKPTGEPVSESQDIPAVDVLLEEGNSESDCPGKILDECELETDNGPTNDLSQETEAKPTGEPVSESQDIPAVDVLLEEGNSESDCPGKILDECELETDNGPTNDLSQETEAKPTGEPVSESQDIPAVDVLLDQASANSDCPGKILDECELKIDSSPTNDLSQETETKPTGEPVSESQDIPAVDVLLDQASANSDCPGKILDECELETDNGPTNDLFQETEAKPTGEPVSESQDIPVVDVLLEEGNSESDCPGKILDECEPMVDVLLDQGSAVGENSAVCLNEPLTDIRETPPCDNFLELLSEPASKQQRDLFSDPDDLFSELLNGKNEPKSSDSTDICREAKNTLITGPLGDDVDNPPSEILSEDCVMKVTSPNSDSSSDSRTRDEEQDIFAEATVELSLDSPAIERKRTEPSRLLPAASSTSTSSSMSEQRQKILEEQVEEEDKFELNISVTNPEKVGDGINAYLAYRVSTQTTLPMFKSKTFVVRRRFSDFLGLYEKLSEKLSQNGYIVPPPPEKSILGMTKLKVGKEDPSSAEFVEKRRAALERFLQRVLCHPSLLQDPDVREFLEKEELPRAVNTHAFSGAGFLKIINRATDAVTKMTIKMNESDIWFEEKLQEVEGEDQQLRKLHVLVESLANHRKDLSANTAMFAKSIGMLGSSEDNTALSRALCQLAEVEDKIEQLHQEQAGNDFFIFAELLADYIRLLGAVRGCFDQRMKTWQRWQDAQNMLQKKREAEAKLLWANKPEKLQLAKDEITEWEARVTQYERDFERISATVRKEVIWFEREKAKDFKKQMLKYLQVLLHSQQQLTKYWESFLPEAKAIA
- the snx1a gene encoding sorting nexin-1a isoform X3 encodes the protein MATSSERTPPPFPESEDMDLDTEMGDAESNENECVVANEDVIGAEAEANNAPDDIFSELPTDSFINPITDSIIKSDMDAIDKQDEQLVDIEPKEEPNKAPDSILWTAQSTTVSKPEDDVRSPLVVQSESVMHRLSANDLINEFSSDSPGKILDECELETDSSPTNDLSQETETKPTGEPVSESQDIPAVDVLLDQASANSDCPGKILDECELETDNGPTNDLFQETEAKPTGEPVSESQDIPAVDVLLEEGNSESDCPGKILDECELETDNGPTNDLSQETEAKPTGEPVSESQDIPAVDVLLEEGNSESDCPGKILDECELETDNGPTNDLSQETEAKPTGEPVSESQDIPAVDVLLDQASANSDCPGKILDECELKIDSSPTNDLSQETETKPTGEPVSESQDIPAVDVLLDQASANSDCPGKILDECELETDNGPTNDLFQETEAKPTGEPVSESQDIPVVDVLLEEGNSESDCPGKILDECEPMVDVLLDQGSAVGENSAVCLNEPLTDIRETPPCDNFLELLSEPASKQQRDLFSDPDDLFSELLNGKNEPKSSDSTDICREAKNTLITGPLGDDVDNPPSEILSEDCVMKVTSPNSDSSSDSRTRDEEQDIFAEATVELSLDSPAIERKRTEPSRLLPAASSTSTSSSMSEQRQKILEEVEEEDKFELNISVTNPEKVGDGINAYLAYRVSTQTTLPMFKSKTFVVRRRFSDFLGLYEKLSEKLSQNGYIVPPPPEKSILGMTKLKVGKEDPSSAEFVEKRRAALERFLQRVLCHPSLLQDPDVREFLEKEELPRAVNTHAFSGAGFLKIINRATDAVTKMTIKMNESDIWFEEKLQEVEGEDQQLRKLHVLVESLANHRKDLSANTAMFAKSIGMLGSSEDNTALSRALCQLAEVEDKIEQLHQEQAGNDFFIFAELLADYIRLLGAVRGCFDQRMKTWQRWQDAQNMLQKKREAEAKLLWANKPEKLQLAKDEITEWEARVTQYERDFERISATVRKEVIWFEREKAKDFKKQMLKYLQVLLHSQQQLTKYWESFLPEAKAIA